Part of the Janibacter endophyticus genome is shown below.
GTGGAACTGGACGGAGAACGCTGGTCGGTCGAGACACTCCAGACCCTCGACGACATCGTCGTTGAGCCCGATGTGGCTGACGCGGACGCGGCCGTAGTCGGTCTCAGCCGCGCCCTCGAGCGGAGCGTCGACGGCGAAGCCGTGGTTCTGCGAGGTGATCTCGACGCGGCCGGTGGCGACGTCCTTGACCGGCTGGTTGATGCCGCGGTGGCCGAACTTCAGCTTGTACGTGCCGAAGCCGAGCGCCCGGCCGAGCACCTGGTTGCCGAAGCAGATGCCGAAGAGCGGCAGCCCGGCGTCGAGCACCTCACGGACCAGTGCGACCTGGTGGTCGGCCGTCGCGGGGTCACCGGGCCCGTTGGAGAGGAAGACGCCGTCGGGCTGCACGGCGCGGACGTCCTCGAGGGTCGCGCTCGCCGGGAGGATGTGCACCTCGACGCCGCGCTCGGTCATCCGCTGCGGCGTCATGGCCTTGATGCCGAGGTCGATGGCCGCGACGGTGAAGCGCTTCTCCCCCACGGCCGGGACGACGTAGGCCTCCTTCGTCGTGACCTCGGACGCGAGCTCGGCGCCCTTCATGCTCGGACTGGCCT
Proteins encoded:
- the carA gene encoding glutamine-hydrolyzing carbamoyl-phosphate synthase small subunit, which encodes MTQRLPALLVLEDGRVFRGRSFGAVGETLGEAVFSTGMSGYQETLTDPSYHRQVVVMTMPHIGNTGWNGEDDESAQIWVAGFVVRDPAIRPSSWRATHPLEEELVTQGIVGICEIDTRALTRHLRDKGSMRIGIFTGEMAEAPEKDLVTRVQASPSMKGAELASEVTTKEAYVVPAVGEKRFTVAAIDLGIKAMTPQRMTERGVEVHILPASATLEDVRAVQPDGVFLSNGPGDPATADHQVALVREVLDAGLPLFGICFGNQVLGRALGFGTYKLKFGHRGINQPVKDVATGRVEITSQNHGFAVDAPLEGAAETDYGRVRVSHIGLNDDVVEGLECLDRPAFSVQFHPEAASGPHDSAHLFDRFVTLMEQTAKGATS